The Polaromonas sp. SP1 DNA window GATCGGGGTTGGCCAGGTCGCGGTGTGCGCTCAGCAGATTGGCCAGGCCGCCCACTTCGCGTCCGCCCATCGCATTGGGCTGGCCGGTTAGCGAGAAGGGGCCCGCGCCGGGTTTACCGATCTGGCCGGTGGCCAGGTGCATGTTGATGAGGGCGGCGTTCTTGGCGGTGCCGCTGCTCGACTGGTTCAGGCCCTGGCAATACAGGCTCAGCGTGGCGGCCGAGGTCGCAAAAAGTTTGGCGGCGGCCAGCAGGTCTTCTTTTTTGATGCCGCAGGTTTCGGCCACCAGGTCGGGTGTGTAGTCGCGCACCGTGGCCTTGAGCGCGTCAAAGCCCGTGGTGTGCGCCGCGATGTAAGCGGCATCCGTCCAGCCTTCCCACAGCATGATGTGCAGCATGCCGTTAAAGAGCGACACATCGGTGCCCGGCTGTATGCCCAGGTAAAGGTCGGCGATCTCGGCCGTGTCAGTGCGGCGCGGGTCGCAAAAAATGATCTTCAGCGCCGGGTTGGCCGCCCTGGCGTCTTCAATGCGGCGAAAGAGGATGGGGTGTGCATAGGCCGTGTTGCTGCCGACGATAAAAATGCACTGCGCGTGGTTCACGTCGTCGTAGCAGGCGGGCGGCGCGTCCGCGCCCAGCGTCTGTTTGTAGCCGGCCACCGCGCTGCTCATGCACAGGCGCGAGTTGGTGTCGACATTGTTGGTGCCGATCAGGCCCTTGGCGAGTTTGTTGAAGACGTAATAGTCTTCCGTCAGCAACTGGCCTGAAATATAAAAACCCACCGCATCGGGCCCGTGCTCGCGGATGATTTGCGCAAAGCTTTCGCTGGCAAAACCGAGGGCACCGTCCCACGACACCGGCTTGGGCGCCTCATGACGGTGCTCGCGCCGCATCGGCTGCAACAGGCGTGTCTGCCGGGTGACGGACGCCGTCGCCGTGAGCGCCAGTGTTGAGCCCTTGGTGCACAGCCGCCCGAAGTTGGCCGGGTGATCCGGGTCACCGCGCACGCCCGTGATCTCGTCGCCTTGCGATTGAATGATTACCCCACAGCCGACACCGCAATAGGGGCACGTTGATCGGGTTTCAGTCATGAATGCTCAAAAGGCCTTGCGTTCACGCCGTTTGAGGCGCCTGCACGGCAAAGCTTTCGTCGCCCAAAGCGCCAGAAGAGGCGCCGGGGCCCGCGCGCGGCGGCTGCAAATCCAGCGCCAGCGTGGCCAGTTCGGCAGCGTCCAGAAACACCTGGCCGGCATCCACCTTGCAGCTGAAGCTGGGCGTGCAGCCCTCGTCAGGTTGCTTGGCGCAGCCGTCTGCCAGGCCTATCGTCCAGTTGTGCAAGGGGCAGGCCACGCTGGTGCCAAACACAATGCCCTGCGACAGCGGTCCACCCTTGTGCGGGCAGCGGTCCAGCAGCGCAAACACCTGGTCCTGGTCGTTGCGGAACACAGCCACATCAATACCTTTGGCGCGTGAGACACGCCGCGAGCCAAGCACCGGGATGTCGGTGACCAGGCAGATTTTCTTCCATTCAGACATAGTGATATCTCAATTCAGGCCGGTCAGGCGGGCGTGAGTTTTTCGAACTGACGGGCGTCCACGGACGCTTCTTTCAGGTCAAACCAGGGATCCGGTTCACCGTCTAGCGCAAACTGCAGCTGCTCCCACAGCGCCTTGCGGCCTTCGTGGTCTTCGAGGATTTTTTTCTTCACATAGTCCAGGCCGACGCGGTTGACGTAGTGCACCGTGCGCTCCAGGTACCAGCCCTCCTGGCGGTAGAGCTCGCAGAAGGCGCCGGTGTATTCGAGCACCTCGGCTGCCGTCTTCAGCTTGGTGAAGAAGTGGGCCACTTCCGTCTTGATGCCGCCATTGCCGGCGATGTACATCTCCCAGCCCGAGTCGACGCCGATGATGCCGACGTCCTTGATGCCGGACTCGGCGCAGTTGCGCGGGCAGCCGCTCACCGCAAACTTGACCTTGTGCGGTGCATACATGCGCCACATGGCGCGCTCCAGGTCTTTGCCCATCTGCGTGCTGTCCTGCGTGCCCATGCGGCACCATTCGCTGCCCACGCAGGTTTTCACCGTACGCAGGGCCTTGGCATAGGCGTGGCCCGATGGCATGCCGATGTCTTTCCAGACGTTCTGCAGGTCTTCTTTTTTGACGCCCAGCAAGTCGATGCGCTGCCCGCCGGTGACCTTGACGGTTGGGATTTTGTATTTGTCGACCGCGTCGGCAATGCGGCGCAGCTCGCTCGCGGTGGTCTCACCGCCCCACATGCGCGGGATGACGCTATAGGTGCCGTCTTTCTGGATGTTGGCGTGGCTGCGTTCGTTGATGAAACGGCTTTGCGGGTCGTCCTTGGCCTGCTTGGGCCAGGTGCTGATCAGGTAGTAGTTGACGGCGGGGCGGCAGGTGGCGCAGCCGTTGGGCGTCTTCCAGTCCATGAACTTGAAGGTGTCGGAGATGCTGAGCAGCTTGTTGGCGCGGATGGCGTCACGCACTGCCTGGTGGCCGTGGTCGGTGCAGGCGCACATGGCCTTGAGCTTGGGCGTGGCCGAGTAGTCGCCGCCGGCGGTGAACATCAGGATTTGCTCGACCAGCCCGGTGCACGAGCCGCAGGAGGCGCTGGCCTTGGTGTGCTTGCGCACTTCATCGAGCGTGAACAGGCCTTTTTCCTTGATGGCTTTGCAGATGGTGCCCTTGTTGACGCCGTTGCAGCCGCAGACTTCGGCGTCGTCGGCCATCAGCGCGGCCTTGTTCTGGCCTTCATGGCCCGCATCGCCGAGGTTGGACTCGCCAAAAATCAGCTTGTCGCGGATGTCGCTGACATTGCGGCCATCGCGCAGCAGCTTGAAGTAGTAGCTGCCGTCCACCGTGTCGCCGTACAGGCAGGCGCCCACCAGCTTGTCGTCCTTGATGACCAGTTTTTTGTAGACACCGCCGAAGGGGTCGCTCATCACGATCTCTTCGGTTCCCTCGCCGCCCATGAACTCGCCGGCACTGAAGAGGTCGATGCCGGTGACCTTGAGCTTGGTCGACGTGAGTGATCCCGAGTACCGGCCGATGCCGAACTGCGCCAGGTGGTTGGCGGCTACTTTGGCCTGCTCGAACAGCGGCGCGACCAGGCCGTAGGCAATACCGCGGTGCGCCGCGCATTCGCCGACGGAATAGATGCGCGCGTCGGTCACGGTCTGCATGGTGTCGTTGACGACGATGCCCTTGTTGCAATGCAGGCGCATGGATTCGGCCAGCTGCGTATTGGGGCGAATGCCGACCGCCATGACCACGAGGTCGGTGGCCACTTCGCTGCCGTCCTTGAATTTGATGGACTTCACGCGGCCTTCTTCATTGCCGGTCAGTTCTTGCGTCTGCGCGCCGATGAGGAATTTGAGGCCGCGGTCTTCCAGCGACTTTTGCAGCAGCTTGCCCGCCACGTCGTCGAGCTGGCGCTCCATCAGCCAGGGCATCACGTGAACCACGGTCACTTCCATGCCGCGCAGCATGAGGCCGTTGGCCGCTTCCAGGCCCAGCAGGCCGCCGCCGATGACGACGGCTTTTTTGTATTTCGTCGCGGCATCGATCATCGCGTTGGTGTCGGCGATGTCGCGGTAGGCGATCACGCCTTGCAGGTCTTTGCCCGGCACCGGCAGGATGAAGGGGTTGGAGCCGGTGCACATCAGCAGGCGGTCGTATTCCTCTTCCGTGCCATCGTCGGCGCGCACCACACGCTTGATGCGGTCGATCTCAACCACTTTTTTGCCGGCATGCAGCGTGATGTGGTTGTCCTTGTACCAGTCCCAGGAGTTCAGCACGATCTCGTCCAGTGTCTGCTCGCCGGCCAGCACGGGCGACAGCAGGATGCGGTTGTAGTTGGGGTGGGGCTCGGCGCCGAAGACCGTGATGTCGTACAGGTCGGGCGAGACCTTGAGCAGCTCTTCCAGCGTGCGCACGCCGGCCATGCCGTTGCCCACCATCACCAGTTTGGGTTTTTTGACACGCATGTCCATCGTGGTTCCTTGGTTGTCTCGGTGTGTTTGCAGGCCTGCAAGCCGCCCTCAAGCGGCTTTTTCCACGTGGGCCTGGCGCGTGTACAAAAAGTCGATGACGGCCTTGCGGTAGTGCAGGTACTGGGTGCTTTCGGCCAGGTCCACGCGGTTGCGGGGGCGGGGCAGGTCAATGGCCAGCACCTCGCCAATGGTGGCCGCGGGCCCGTTGGTCATCATCACGATTCGGTCGCTCAGCAGCACGGCTTCGTCCACGTCGTGGGTCACCATGACCACCGTGCTTTGGGTGGTGGCGACGATCTGCAGCAGCTCGTCCTGCAGCTTGGCGCGGGTCAGGGCGTCCAGGGCGCCGAAGGGTTCGTCAAGCAGCAGGACCTTGGGCTCCATCGACAGTGCGCGGGCAATGCCGACGCGCTGCTTCATGCCGCCGGAAATCTCGCCCGGGCGCTTTTGCGCGGCAGGGGTCAGCCCGACCATGGCCAGCGCCGCATCGGTGCGGGCTTTGAGTTGCGCCTTGTTTTCGGTGGCCGAGAACACGCGCTCGACCGCGAGGTAGACGTTTTCAAAGCAGGTCAGCCAGGGCAGCAGCGAGTGGTTCTGGAACACCACGGCGCGCTCGGGGCCGGGGCCGGCGATCTCGCGGTTGGCGCACAGCAGGGTGCCCTGGGTGGGCGTGGTCAGGCCGGCGATCAGGTTGAGCAGGGTGGATTTGCCGCAGCCGGAGTGGCCGATCAGCGCGACGAACTCGCCCTTGGCGACCGTGAGATTGACGTTTTGCAGTGCGCAGAACGGGCCCTTCTTCGTTTTGAAGGTTTGCTCGACGCCCTGGATTTCGATGTACTTGCTGCTGAAAGATTCGCTCATGATGTGCTCCGGTTTTTAGGAGGACCACCGCGGAACCGGCTTTGCCGGGCCGCAAGTGGTGCCCCCTGAGGGGGAGGCGCCGAAGGCGCTTCGGGGGGAACGTTATTTCTAGTTTTTGACTTCTTCGAAGGTGAAGGCCGTGGCCAGCTTGATGAGCGCGAACTCCAGCAACAGGCCGACGATGCCGATCACAAAGATCGCGATGATGATGTTCTTGACGTTGAGGTTGTTCCACTCGTCCCAGACCCAGAAGCCGATGCCGACGCCGCCGGTCAGCATCTCGGCTGCGACGATGACCAGCCAGGCGGTGCCGACGGCCAGGCGCACGCCGGTCAGCATGTAGGGCAGTACGGCGGGGAAGAGGATCTTGGTGACGATCTTCCATTCGCTGAGGTTGAGCACGCGAGCCACGTTCATGTAGTCCTGCGGCACGCGCTGCACACCGACGGCGGTGTTGATGATCATGGGCCAGATCGAGCAGATGAAGATGGTCCAGATGGCGGCCGGGTTGGCGCCCTTGAAGACCAGCAGCCCGATCGGCAGCCAGGCCAGCGGCGAGACCGGGCGCAAGAGACTGATCAGCGGGTTGAACATGCGGCTCAAAAAGTTGAAGCGGCCGATCATGAAGCCGACCGGGATGCCGACGACAGCCGCCATGCCGAAGCCCATGGCGACGCGTTTGAGCGAAGACAGCACGTTCCAGCCGACGCCCTGGTCGTTGGGGCCCTTGCTGTAGAACGGGTCGCTGAAGATCTGCACCGCCTGGGCAAACGTATCTTTGGGCGAAGGGATGCTGCCTGCCGTTCCCATGAAGACCAGCTCCCAGACCAGCACCAG harbors:
- the ntrB gene encoding nitrate ABC transporter permease, which gives rise to MVSAVFHSPLEAATPAARSGDKPREPAATYLIAAPQDKTRATARNDMKTSTPAVAAKPPRDFSYLWLGILPPLLGLGLLVLVWELVFMGTAGSIPSPKDTFAQAVQIFSDPFYSKGPNDQGVGWNVLSSLKRVAMGFGMAAVVGIPVGFMIGRFNFLSRMFNPLISLLRPVSPLAWLPIGLLVFKGANPAAIWTIFICSIWPMIINTAVGVQRVPQDYMNVARVLNLSEWKIVTKILFPAVLPYMLTGVRLAVGTAWLVIVAAEMLTGGVGIGFWVWDEWNNLNVKNIIIAIFVIGIVGLLLEFALIKLATAFTFEEVKN
- the nirD gene encoding nitrite reductase small subunit NirD, producing MSEWKKICLVTDIPVLGSRRVSRAKGIDVAVFRNDQDQVFALLDRCPHKGGPLSQGIVFGTSVACPLHNWTIGLADGCAKQPDEGCTPSFSCKVDAGQVFLDAAELATLALDLQPPRAGPGASSGALGDESFAVQAPQTA
- a CDS encoding ABC transporter ATP-binding protein; amino-acid sequence: MSESFSSKYIEIQGVEQTFKTKKGPFCALQNVNLTVAKGEFVALIGHSGCGKSTLLNLIAGLTTPTQGTLLCANREIAGPGPERAVVFQNHSLLPWLTCFENVYLAVERVFSATENKAQLKARTDAALAMVGLTPAAQKRPGEISGGMKQRVGIARALSMEPKVLLLDEPFGALDALTRAKLQDELLQIVATTQSTVVMVTHDVDEAVLLSDRIVMMTNGPAATIGEVLAIDLPRPRNRVDLAESTQYLHYRKAVIDFLYTRQAHVEKAA
- the nirB gene encoding nitrite reductase large subunit NirB, which codes for MDMRVKKPKLVMVGNGMAGVRTLEELLKVSPDLYDITVFGAEPHPNYNRILLSPVLAGEQTLDEIVLNSWDWYKDNHITLHAGKKVVEIDRIKRVVRADDGTEEEYDRLLMCTGSNPFILPVPGKDLQGVIAYRDIADTNAMIDAATKYKKAVVIGGGLLGLEAANGLMLRGMEVTVVHVMPWLMERQLDDVAGKLLQKSLEDRGLKFLIGAQTQELTGNEEGRVKSIKFKDGSEVATDLVVMAVGIRPNTQLAESMRLHCNKGIVVNDTMQTVTDARIYSVGECAAHRGIAYGLVAPLFEQAKVAANHLAQFGIGRYSGSLTSTKLKVTGIDLFSAGEFMGGEGTEEIVMSDPFGGVYKKLVIKDDKLVGACLYGDTVDGSYYFKLLRDGRNVSDIRDKLIFGESNLGDAGHEGQNKAALMADDAEVCGCNGVNKGTICKAIKEKGLFTLDEVRKHTKASASCGSCTGLVEQILMFTAGGDYSATPKLKAMCACTDHGHQAVRDAIRANKLLSISDTFKFMDWKTPNGCATCRPAVNYYLISTWPKQAKDDPQSRFINERSHANIQKDGTYSVIPRMWGGETTASELRRIADAVDKYKIPTVKVTGGQRIDLLGVKKEDLQNVWKDIGMPSGHAYAKALRTVKTCVGSEWCRMGTQDSTQMGKDLERAMWRMYAPHKVKFAVSGCPRNCAESGIKDVGIIGVDSGWEMYIAGNGGIKTEVAHFFTKLKTAAEVLEYTGAFCELYRQEGWYLERTVHYVNRVGLDYVKKKILEDHEGRKALWEQLQFALDGEPDPWFDLKEASVDARQFEKLTPA